The sequence GAAATAGCAGGTTATTACACAAAGACCGCTTATTTTGATATCAAAGGTTATTACATAGTCAATTATCTTTTGAAAAAGTTACCTCTGGAAATCACTGAAGTAGATGAACAAGCAATGATAAAAGAATTTGCAGACGAATTGAATCTACAAGTAGATGAATACTTAGAAAAGAACGCTGATGTAACAAAACAAGAGGAATTCGTTAATAGGATAAAAGAGAAAAAACTCTTTGATTACTTGATAGAGAATAACACCTTAATTCCTAAAGACAAGGAATCCTTGGAAAAAGAAGCAAGAAAACATGAAGTTAAAGAGCAAATCGAGAAGAGTGAAGAAAAGGAGTAATATATGCCCTATGTCCCAATTGTAGTAGAACAGAGCGGGAGAACAGAACGAGCTTACGATATATATTCGAGGCTGTTAAAAGATAGAATAATCTTTGTAGGTTCTGTTATTGATGATAATGTAGCAAATCTCGTTATAGCACAATTGCTCCATTTGGAAGGAGAGGATCCCAATAAAGACATATATATGTATATAAATTCTCCGGGAGGAACTGTTACAGCCGGTTTAGCTATCTATGATACTATGCAGTATATAAAACCGTCAATAAGCACCATCTGTATTGGGCAAGCTGCATCTATGGGGGCTCTGTTATTAGCTGCCGGAGAACCGAACAAGAGATTTGGACTTCCAAATAGTAGGATTATGATCCATCAACCAATGGGTGGAGTGCAGGGACAAGCAACCGATATAGATATACATGCAAAAGAGATCCTCTATTTAAAAGATCGATTGAATAGAATTTTATCTAAACATACGGGTCAAAGTTTGGATAAGATAGTAAAAGACACAGACCGTAATTATTTCATGAATGTCGAAGAAGCTCAAAAATATGGGATCATCGATGACATTTTAGTTAATAGAAAATAGAAAGGTAAGGATAATGGATAGATTCGTAGATAAATACAGTAAGCTACATTGCTCTTTCTGTGGTAAGAGTGAGACTGAAACGAAACATATGATAAAGGGTCTTGCCGGAAA is a genomic window of Candidatus Cloacimonadota bacterium containing:
- the clpP gene encoding ATP-dependent Clp endopeptidase proteolytic subunit ClpP, with protein sequence MPYVPIVVEQSGRTERAYDIYSRLLKDRIIFVGSVIDDNVANLVIAQLLHLEGEDPNKDIYMYINSPGGTVTAGLAIYDTMQYIKPSISTICIGQAASMGALLLAAGEPNKRFGLPNSRIMIHQPMGGVQGQATDIDIHAKEILYLKDRLNRILSKHTGQSLDKIVKDTDRNYFMNVEEAQKYGIIDDILVNRK